The proteins below are encoded in one region of Spirochaeta isovalerica:
- a CDS encoding FAD binding domain-containing protein: MAKLNRPPVIYSPTTLQDLLKIYSLNPDSLIYAGGTGLQFGSTGDNFQIRGSVINIAGVEELKKINRTDRYLELGASVPVSRVIDLGKSIVPEALYAALKQMGPPQIRNMATMGGNICRQANTMDIFPVLHLHDSQVELRKFRENRSPRRFLKGVGSRWIPVSRLLDNEGKITMDKGEILTRIRIPSENWSFQSYRKIDGPGAPLIFTALANMDKHIVTDIRLSFSTVREKLIRNRDIEAEMIGHRVPFSKRDLALLKGKLENYFKGTGESSFTTARASALTIQFLEKISEPVDEGSYFQ, from the coding sequence ATGGCTAAGCTCAATCGTCCTCCTGTCATATACAGTCCCACGACTCTGCAGGACCTTCTTAAAATTTACAGCCTCAATCCCGATTCCCTGATTTACGCCGGAGGGACGGGACTTCAGTTCGGTTCGACGGGAGATAATTTTCAGATCAGGGGATCGGTCATCAATATCGCCGGAGTCGAGGAACTGAAAAAAATCAACCGTACGGACCGCTACCTCGAACTGGGAGCCTCCGTTCCCGTAAGCCGTGTAATCGATCTTGGAAAATCCATCGTTCCCGAAGCCCTGTATGCAGCGCTGAAACAGATGGGTCCCCCGCAGATACGGAATATGGCGACAATGGGAGGCAATATCTGCCGTCAGGCTAATACTATGGATATTTTTCCTGTTCTCCACCTCCATGACAGTCAGGTGGAATTGCGGAAATTCAGGGAGAACCGCTCTCCCCGACGCTTTCTGAAAGGAGTGGGGTCCAGATGGATCCCGGTATCAAGACTGCTCGACAACGAGGGAAAAATAACTATGGACAAAGGTGAGATTCTGACCAGGATCAGAATTCCGAGCGAGAACTGGTCCTTCCAAAGCTACCGCAAAATTGACGGTCCCGGGGCGCCTTTGATATTTACAGCCCTGGCCAATATGGACAAGCACATTGTGACCGACATCAGATTGAGTTTCAGCACCGTCAGGGAAAAGCTGATCAGAAACAGAGATATAGAAGCGGAAATGATCGGCCACAGAGTTCCTTTTTCCAAACGGGATCTGGCCTTGCTCAAAGGAAAACTTGAGAACTATTTCAAAGGAACGGGAGAGAGTTCCTTCACCACGGCCAGAGCCTCGGCTCTGACCATCCAATTCCTCGAAAAGATTTCCGAACCTGTTGATGAGGGCTCTTATTTTCAGTAA
- a CDS encoding (2Fe-2S)-binding protein, whose translation MNIICNVNGREIAVETRPDKKLSALLRDDLNLKGLRKGCGSGRCGSCLILLDDQLVASCLIPAFAARHKNIVTIEGFSQTKEFTDIVTAFKEAGVHLCSYCAPARVLSTAYMLRKHIMPTEEQINDIISSVQCRCSSFSHLKKGIVQASIHFSRRKDNG comes from the coding sequence ATGAATATTATCTGTAACGTGAATGGCCGGGAAATTGCCGTTGAAACCAGACCGGATAAAAAGCTTTCCGCCCTTTTGAGAGATGATCTGAATCTGAAAGGGCTTCGCAAGGGGTGCGGGTCAGGCCGATGCGGGAGCTGTCTCATTCTGCTCGACGACCAGCTCGTGGCGTCCTGTCTTATTCCGGCTTTTGCCGCCAGACATAAAAACATTGTCACAATTGAAGGGTTTTCCCAGACAAAAGAGTTCACCGATATCGTAACGGCTTTCAAAGAAGCGGGCGTCCATCTCTGTTCCTACTGCGCCCCTGCCAGAGTTTTATCAACAGCTTATATGCTGAGAAAACACATTATGCCCACGGAGGAACAGATCAACGATATCATTTCATCGGTTCAATGCCGGTGCAGCAGTTTTTCCCATCTTAAAAAAGGAATAGTACAGGCGTCGATTCACTTCAGCAGGAGAAAAGACAATGGCTAA